One genomic region from Gossypium hirsutum isolate 1008001.06 chromosome D13, Gossypium_hirsutum_v2.1, whole genome shotgun sequence encodes:
- the LOC107932053 gene encoding protein phosphatase 2C 77 isoform X2 — MEPLLEEEEQRLDRVDSHHEPDLTSISSSLSSVFSAVDSRSATSSGDISGTSGSSGEILTADAVVPRLLEPAPACEELKATVTARQKCVGRNNKGVTWGFTSVIGRQREMEDAVAVVPAFMSLTCDHVGGCTAPGSRTSPEISPIHFFGVYDGHGGSQVAKFCGERMHGVIAEEWDREVDESCGWQRRWEVALSTSFERADSEVVTVAVAPEMVGSTAAIVVLSGCQIIASNCGDSRVVLCRGTETIALTVDQKDELMRIEREGGRVINWNGARVFGVLAMSRAIGDRYLRPWVIPVPEVTFTTRTDDDECLIIASDGLWDVMSNEEAGQVARRLLIRRRRRALMGEVDDRVSPAQAVADNLTAIAIGRSSCDNISVIVVDLKPKRKSPSNAVKKR, encoded by the exons ATGGAACCCCTACTTGAAGAAGAGGAACAGCGATTAGACCGAGTTGACTCACACCACGAGCCGGACCTGACTTCAATCAGCTCAAGCCTGTCCTCTGTATTCAGTGCGGTTGATTCTAGGAGCGCGACAAGTTCCGGCGATATATCCGGAACGAGCGGGAGTTCCGGCGAGATATTAACGGCGGATGCTGTGGTTCCGAGGCTGCTCGAGCCTGCGCCTGCATGCGAGGAGTTGAAGGCGACGGTAACGGCGAGGCAGAAATGTGTTGGGAGGAATAACAAGGGAGTGACGTGGGGGTTCACTTCGGTGATCGGGAGACAGCGAGAGATGGAAGATGCCGTCGCCGTTGTACCGGCGTTCATGTCTCTTACATGTGATCACGTGGGAGGTTGTACGGCTCCTGGTTCTAGAACCTCCCCTGAAATCTCACCTATCCATTTCTTCGGCGTTTATGATGGCCATGGTGGTTCTCAG GTGGCTAAATTTTGTGGTGAGAGGATGCACGGAGTTATAGCAGAAGAATGGGACCGTGAAGTGGATGAGAGCTGTGGGTGGCAAAGGAGATGGGAAGTGGCATTATCCACTAGTTTCGAGAGGGCTGACAGTGAAGTCGTGACTGTAGCAGTTGCACCAGAAATGGTGGGATCAACTGCTGCGATTGTAGTCTTATCTGGTTGCCAGATTATAGCATCCAATTGTGGTGATTCGAGGGTGGTGCTTTGCCGTGGAACCGAAACGATTGCATTAACTGTTGATCAGAAG GACGAGCTCATGAGAATTGAAAGAGAGGGAGGGAGGGTCATAAACTGGAATGGTGCAAGGGTCTTTGGAGTTCTTGCAATGTCCAGAGCAATAG GTGACCGCTATTTAAGGCCATGGGTAATTCCAGTGCCGGAGGTTACCTTCACAACCAGGACTGACGACGACGAGTGTTTAATAATAGCCAGCGACGGGTTATGGGATGTAATGTCAAATGAAGAGGCCGGGCAGGTAGCTCGCCGCCTACTAATACGGCGACGGCGGAGGGCATTGATGGGCGAAGTTGATGATAGAGTTTCACCGGCACAAGCGGTAGCTGATAATCTCACGGCAATAGCCATAGGAAGAAGCAGTTGTGATAATATTTCGGTCATCGTTGTGGATTTAAAACCCAAGAGGAAATCGCCATCCAATGCGgtgaaaaaaagataa
- the LOC107932053 gene encoding protein phosphatase 2C 77 isoform X1 gives MEPLLEEEEQRLDRVDSHHEPDLTSISSSLSSVFSAVDSRSATSSGDISGTSGSSGEILTADAVVPRLLEPAPACEELKATVTARQKCVGRNNKGVTWGFTSVIGRQREMEDAVAVVPAFMSLTCDHVGGCTAPGSRTSPEISPIHFFGVYDGHGGSQVAKFCGERMHGVIAEEWDREVDESCGWQRRWEVALSTSFERADSEVVTVAVAPEMVGSTAAIVVLSGCQIIASNCGDSRVVLCRGTETIALTVDQKPDRQDELMRIEREGGRVINWNGARVFGVLAMSRAIGDRYLRPWVIPVPEVTFTTRTDDDECLIIASDGLWDVMSNEEAGQVARRLLIRRRRRALMGEVDDRVSPAQAVADNLTAIAIGRSSCDNISVIVVDLKPKRKSPSNAVKKR, from the exons ATGGAACCCCTACTTGAAGAAGAGGAACAGCGATTAGACCGAGTTGACTCACACCACGAGCCGGACCTGACTTCAATCAGCTCAAGCCTGTCCTCTGTATTCAGTGCGGTTGATTCTAGGAGCGCGACAAGTTCCGGCGATATATCCGGAACGAGCGGGAGTTCCGGCGAGATATTAACGGCGGATGCTGTGGTTCCGAGGCTGCTCGAGCCTGCGCCTGCATGCGAGGAGTTGAAGGCGACGGTAACGGCGAGGCAGAAATGTGTTGGGAGGAATAACAAGGGAGTGACGTGGGGGTTCACTTCGGTGATCGGGAGACAGCGAGAGATGGAAGATGCCGTCGCCGTTGTACCGGCGTTCATGTCTCTTACATGTGATCACGTGGGAGGTTGTACGGCTCCTGGTTCTAGAACCTCCCCTGAAATCTCACCTATCCATTTCTTCGGCGTTTATGATGGCCATGGTGGTTCTCAG GTGGCTAAATTTTGTGGTGAGAGGATGCACGGAGTTATAGCAGAAGAATGGGACCGTGAAGTGGATGAGAGCTGTGGGTGGCAAAGGAGATGGGAAGTGGCATTATCCACTAGTTTCGAGAGGGCTGACAGTGAAGTCGTGACTGTAGCAGTTGCACCAGAAATGGTGGGATCAACTGCTGCGATTGTAGTCTTATCTGGTTGCCAGATTATAGCATCCAATTGTGGTGATTCGAGGGTGGTGCTTTGCCGTGGAACCGAAACGATTGCATTAACTGTTGATCAGAAG CCTGATCGACAGGACGAGCTCATGAGAATTGAAAGAGAGGGAGGGAGGGTCATAAACTGGAATGGTGCAAGGGTCTTTGGAGTTCTTGCAATGTCCAGAGCAATAG GTGACCGCTATTTAAGGCCATGGGTAATTCCAGTGCCGGAGGTTACCTTCACAACCAGGACTGACGACGACGAGTGTTTAATAATAGCCAGCGACGGGTTATGGGATGTAATGTCAAATGAAGAGGCCGGGCAGGTAGCTCGCCGCCTACTAATACGGCGACGGCGGAGGGCATTGATGGGCGAAGTTGATGATAGAGTTTCACCGGCACAAGCGGTAGCTGATAATCTCACGGCAATAGCCATAGGAAGAAGCAGTTGTGATAATATTTCGGTCATCGTTGTGGATTTAAAACCCAAGAGGAAATCGCCATCCAATGCGgtgaaaaaaagataa
- the LOC107932020 gene encoding E3 ubiquitin-protein ligase RNF181 — protein sequence MDGGSAKYNVVVSGNNDIAVPFDHQFNLDDAMTMPENLLSRHQAVVRLVSDMPAVNHATGSCSICMESLSESEGGGSRQVSCGHVYHHDCITDWLLNGNSCPLCRHEISG from the coding sequence ATGGACGGCGGATCAGCAAAGTACAACGTTGTCGTTTCAGGCAATAACGATATTGCTGTTCCTTTCGATCATCAATTCAACCTCGACGACGCTATGACAATGCCGGAAAACCTTCTGTCCAGGCATCAAGCGGTGGTCCGTTTGGTCTCCGATATGCCGGCGGTTAATCATGCGACCGGAAGTTGCTCGATCTGCATGGAGAGTTTGTCGGAATCCGAGGGAGGTGGTTCGAGGCAAGTATCGTGTGGCCATGTCTATCACCATGATTGTATTACCGATTGGCTTTTGAATGGCAATTCTTGCCCCCTTTGCCGTCATGAAATCTCTGGTTAA
- the LOC107932019 gene encoding probable E3 ubiquitin-protein ligase RHA1A has product MDGGSAKCNVVVSGNNDISVPFDHHFDLDDAMTMPENLLTRHQTVVRLVSDMPTVKQATGSCSICMESLSEFEGDGSRRVLCGHVYHHDCITDWLLNGNSNSCPICRHEICG; this is encoded by the coding sequence ATGGACGGCGGATCAGCTAAATGCAACGTTGTCGTTTCAGGTAATAACGATATTTCTGTTCCTTTCGATCACCATTTCGACCTCGACGACGCTATGACAATGCCGGAAAACCTTCTGACCAGGCATCAAACGGTCGTCCGTTTGGTCTCCGACATGCCGACGGTTAAACAAGCGACCGGAAGTTGCTCGATTTGCATGGAGAGTTTGTCGGAATTCGAGGGAGATGGTTCGAGGCGAGTGTTGTGCGGCCATGTGTATCACCATGATTGTATTACTGATTGGCTTTTGAACGGCAACAGCAATTCTTGCCCAATTTGCCGACATGAAATCTGCGGCTAA